One Fusarium falciforme chromosome 1, complete sequence genomic window carries:
- a CDS encoding Zn(2)-C6 fungal-type domain-containing protein, protein MEKPSHISPQLSDLFCQYTASQKFGLHKFGDKVRHFNPLTYIHLGALIPDRLILQTGLDLSKHHPCLQQLLLQAVLGPNVEDVDQRDRFPISGSFHPVQVEPWFNDAKADLIETLQEARNLRFALKKQNAANLEQPIRDLRETLPVKETCDDLIRCYLRTFEPMYRIIHVPSFWNEYSQVWVGEHASTLQPVFLVKLTLILALGTTFKEVSDDAEANHLWRLAQTWIQNAQWWLTGPSEKTTYNLDGLQVFCLLLLARQTTFNCRGATSWLSSGSLLRAAITMGLHRNPKLFPGLSLYQREIRARLWTTVLELSVQCCLDLGLPLSFSDIDYDACSPSNYNDSDLESGSEPTPKPLDTPTDSSLQVLLAQSLPLRVEVIRLLNDFRHQQSYEKALEIGTKLRTACRDVAAFFHSSKVADGSFADTCSLRPNVFHRKLMDIQLRRFIMFLHRDFMLQARADPRFYLSRKICVEAALVIASSDKGADLNQPLQRWEDTWRLALVGRGLFKCSLSFDAMLILSLEVITQLQDEAAPSYEADVLDEMAKATRAPLIQVLESMQEQLTQLIARGNTSLKRLLFVNAHLTQIRALESGQPMKQAVYEAHAQTLRNCVAVLRETTAGATPQESMATADTLSTDFFPPEFFSAENPMEWDISSLLGIPTMSRDGQAQWPVSY, encoded by the exons ATGGAAAAGCCCTCTCATATTAGCCCACAACTGTCTGACTTATTCTGTCAGTATACAGCCAGCCAAAAGTTCGGTCTTCACAAGTTCGGGGATAAAGTTCGGCATTTCAACCCACTCACTTATATCCATCTCGGTGCTCTCATCCCCGATCGACTCATTCTCCAGACCGGCCTCGACTTGTCAAAACATCACCCATGTCttcagcagcttcttctacAGGCAGTCCTCGGCCCAAACGTCGAAGACGTCGACCAGCGCGATCGT TTTCCCATCTCGGGATCGTTCCACCCCGTCCAAGTCGAACCATGGTTCAATGATGCCAAAGCGGATCTTATCGAGACCTTGCAAGAGGCTCGAAATCTCCGATTCGCTCTCAAGAAACAAAACGCAGCCAATCTTGAGCAGCCAATCCGGGACTTGCGTGAGACTCTCCCCGTGAAGGAGACTTGCGATGATCTCATCCGGTGTTATCTCCGCACCTTTGAGCCCATGTACCGAATCATCCATGTCCCGTCCTTTTGGAACGAGTACAGTCAAGTGTGGGTGGGGGAGCATGCGTCAACCCTTCAGCCTGTCTTTCTTGTCAAGCTGACCTtgatccttgcccttggaacGACCTTCAAGGAGGTCTCTGATGATGCCGAGGCCAACCACCTATGGCGGCTTGCGCAGACGTGGATACAGAACGCACAGTGGTGGCTCACAGGGCCAAGCGAGAAGACCACATATAACCTGGATGGCCTTCAAGTCTTCTGTCTCTTGCTCCTTGCTCGCCAAACCACATTCAACTGCCGTGGCGCAACGTCATGGCTCTCTTCGGGGTCGCTGCTCCGCgctgccatcaccatgggGCTTCACCGCAACCCCAAGTTGTTTCCAGGTCTATCGCTGTACCAAAGAGAGATTCGTGCACGTCTCTGGACCACAGTCTTGGAATTGTCTGTGCAGTGCTGTCTTGACCTCGGTCTGCCGCTTAGCTTCTCCGACATCGACTACGATGCCTGCTCACCGTCCAACTATAACGACTCCGATCTCGAATCTGGTTCTGAGCCAACGCCCAAGCCTCTGGACACCCCCACAGATTCTAGTCTGCAAGTTTTGTTAGCACAATCTCTTCCGTTAAGGGTTGAGGTCATCCGCCTGCTCAACGATTTTCGCCACCAACAATCCTACGAGAAAGCTTTAGAGATAGGCACAAAACTGCGTACCGCGTGCCGTGATGTGGCAGCCTTCTTCCACTCCAGTAAGGTCGCAGATGGCAGTTTTGCGGATACGTGCAGTCTCAGGCCGAACGTGTTCCACCGAAAACTGATGGATATCCAACTAAGACGGTTCATCATGTTTCTTCATCGCGACTTCATGCTGCAGGCCAGGGCCGATCCGAGATTCTACCTCTCTCGCAAAATATGTGTTGAGGCTGCCTTGGTTATCGCATCCAGCGACAAGGGGGCCGACCTCAACCAGCCCCTCCAACGGTGGGAGGATACATGGCGGCTTGCTCTTGTTGGTCGGGGGTTGTTCAAgtgctccttgagcttcgaTGCCATGCTGATACTGTCCCTTGAGGTCATCACTCAGTTGCAGGATGAAGCTGCGCCGAGTTACGAAGCTGATGTCCTCGACGAGATGGCCAAAGCTACCCGAGCCCCCCTGATCCAAGTTCTCGAAAGCATGCAAGAACAGCTAACCCAGCTCATTGCACGAGGCAACACTAGTCTTAAGAGACTCTTGTTCGTCAACGCCCACCTGACGCAGATCCGCGCGCTAGAGTCAGGCCAGCCGATGAAGCAAGCAGTATACGAAGCCCACGCCCAGACCTTACGCAACTGTGTTGCGGTGCTGCGGGAGACGACGGCGGGCGCGACACCCCAGGAGTCCATGGCGACTGCAGACACTCTGAGCACCGACTTTTTCCCTCCCGAATTCTTTTCAGCA GAGAACCCCATGGAATGGGACATATCCAGCCTCCTGGGGATCCCTACCATGAGCAGAGACGGCCAAGCTCAATGGCCCGTATCATATTGA
- a CDS encoding Zn(2)-C6 fungal-type domain-containing protein translates to MTSDRSETPDSDGDRKSGSINGSGQPPARKRQRVRLSCLECRRRKLSCDRGFPCERCIKSGTPDRCSYESRNGEVVNASSGVPPPFAQLDSRRFVDPTTGLSPRDPEFVRQDHDRIRRLELEIAQLKNQISRTGVSFDGSTVAATTTSPQTQKDDAHPGEPDPSVREVHESIEATNMSADKGELRFFRGRGFRTRYFGPHNASMAFVELTGLCPFMKETADEWLRPVILHDRKDRKRRREDREKIFEQSDPELEALLPSKEESDALIDVYLDQFEQVHRIVHIPTFRKEYAEYWEPGSTKRYAAFTALILAMMAVASCVHTHDNLKFIGMMSNARHWAERWIKACDEWSSRQSQKHRRLIHYQVACLLYLGKRVNTIKKKRFWTGSGALIQDGIAVGLHREPSHMAAKITVFHQEMRRRIWATVQEFDMQASFDHCLPTLVSQLHYDTNAPRNLDDEDFDESTTVLPPGKPTKEYTFSSFQHLARQSLPLRLELSRLLTGPLSDIDYDQVIRYTNDLTQEIDALPSWDMNIDNTKGKKNPLIAYTLLHVQLRQYIIPLHQPYLKLRKQNSKYQYSEIIYYNAARDIVLLHDKLYEQGVRSLNFLREDALTTAINLCSVTMLQPRGSTNMIMINSHHTLKLIEKCIAMKEDRLLRCGNNEPWGYSIMCAALGLLEAHLGTKEPEVAKSTSAERFVNLHYRLLANQEPPVSGEQVSGPMNAVAGGPATMGPAPNIPLHDRPKVMKLEFHGRAFPNIGIQSVTPFSFTPTMPSAPIDPNQAPWMIGGDPTQPFNLDPSLELLGLNLNEIWGESWELG, encoded by the coding sequence ATGACTTCAGACCGAAGTGAGACCCCGGACTCGGACGGTGACCGAAAGTCTGGGTCCATCAACGGCTCCGGCCAGCCGCCCGCCCGGAAGCGGCAGCGAGTCCGACTGAGCTGTCTCGAGTGTCGTCGTCGCAAGCTCTCGTGCGACCGGGGCTTCCCGTGCGAGCGTTGCATCAAGAGCGGCACGCCCGACCGTTGTAGCTACGAGTCTCGCAATGGAGAGGTAGTAAATGCCTCCTCGGGCGTGCCCCCGCCCTTTGCCCAGCTCGACTCTCGCCGCTTTGTCGATCCAACTACCGGCCTGTCCCCGCGGGACCCAGAGTTCGTCCGTCAGGATCACGATCGGATCCGACGCCTCGAGCTCGAGATCGCCCAGCTCAAGAACCAGATATCCCGCACCGGCGTCTCCTTCGATGGCAGCACCGTCGCTGCCACAACCACCTCGCCCCAGACCCAAAAGGATGACGCCCATCCTGGGGAGCCCGACCCCTCCGTCCGCGAAGTACACGAGTCCATCGAGGCCACCAACATGTCTGCCGATAAGGGGGAGCTTCGATTCTTCCGTGGCCGGGGCTTCCGCACCCGTTACTTTGGTCCCCATAACGCCAGTATGGCCTTTGTCGAGTTGACAGGCCTCTGCCCTTTCATGAAGGAGACGGCAGATGAATGGCTTCGTCCAGTCATCCTCCATGACCGAAAGGATCGCAAGAGAAGACGCGAGGATCGTGAAAAGATCTTTGAGCAGTCGGATCCAGAACTGGAGGCCCTGCTGCCGAGCAAGGAGGAGTCTGATGCCCTCATCGATGTCTACCTTGACCAGTTCGAACAGGTCCATCGCATCGTTCACATCCCTACGTTCCGCAAGGAGTACGCCGAGTACTGGGAGCCCGGCTCCACTAAGCGATATGCTGCCTTCACtgccctcatcctcgccatgATGGCCGTGGCAAGCTGTGTTCACACCCACGATAACCTCAAGTTCATTGGCATGATGTCCAATGCCCGTCACTGGGCAGAGCGATGGATCAAGGCCTGCGACGAGTGGTCGTCGAGGCAGAGTCAGAAGCATCGTCGCTTGATTCACTATCAAGTGGCCTGCCTCTTGTATCTGGGCAAGAgggtcaacaccatcaagaagaagcgctTCTGGACTGGCTCTGGTGCCTTGATCCAGGACGGAATTGCGGTTGGACTCCATCGGGAGCCAAGTCATATGGCTGCGAAGATCACCGTCTTCCATCAAGAGATGCGTCGAAGGATTTGGGCAACCGTCCAAGAGTTTGATATGCAGGCGTCATTTGACCATTGTCTACCGACGCTCGTGAGCCAACTTCACTACGATACCAATGCGCCTCgcaacctcgacgacgaagactTTGACGAGAGCACCACGGTTCTCCCACCTGGGAAGCCTACCAAGGAGTacaccttctcctccttccagCATTTGGCTCGACAGAGTCTACCGCTCCGCCTGGAGCTCAGCCGTTTGTTGACAGGCCCATTGTCCGACATCGACTATGACCAGGTGATTCGATACACCAACGATTTGACGCAGGAGATCGATGCGCTACCGTCATGGGACATGAACATTGATAATACCAAGGGGAAGAAAAATCCCTTGATTGCATATACACTTCTGCATGTGCAGCTGCGACAGTACATCATTCCACTCCATCAACCATATCTAAAGCTCCGCAAGCAAAACTCCAAGTATCAGTACTCGGAGATTATCTATTACAACGCGGCACGGGACATTGTCCTTTTGCATGACAAGCTCTATGAGCAAGGGGTCCGCAGCCTCAACTTCCTCCGAGAGGATGCGCTCACGACAGCCATCAACCTCTGCAGCGTGACAAtgctgcagcctcgaggatcGACCAATATGATCATGATCAACTCACACCACACACTCAAGCTGATTGAGAAGTGCATTGCGATGAAGGAGGACCGACTCCTTCGGTGTGGCAACAATGAGCCGTGGGGATACTCGATCATGTGTGCGGCGCTGGGACTCCTTGAGGCACATCTGGGAACCAAGGAGCCAGAGGTTGCCAAATCGACCTCAGCAGAGAGGTTTGTCAACCTACACTACCGACTCCTTGCCAACCAGGAGCCTCCAGTGTCCGGGGAACAAGTATCAGGACCGATGAACGCGGTGGCAGGCGGCCCAGCAACGATGGGGCCGGCGCCCAACATACCGCTACACGACCGGCCAAAGGTAATGAAGCTTGAGTTCCATGGCAGGGCGTTTCCTAATATTGGTATCCAGTCGGTGACCCCCTTCTCGTTTACGCCGACGATGCCCTCGGCTCCGATCGACCCAAACCAGGCCCCTTGGATGATAGGGGGAGACCCCACTCAGCCTTTCAATCTGGATCCGAGTCTGGAGCTGCTAGGGCTGAATCTGAACGAGATCTGGGGCGAGTCCTGGGAGCTGGGTTAA
- a CDS encoding MFS domain-containing protein encodes MSNTSSTLDVATLEDGRPEKQTDEKPQASPEGGTRGWLTVAGSSAALFATFGWVNCIGLFQAQYEQVQLKDYSSSDIAWITSIEFFCMLFFSPVGGKIFDHYGPKVPILIGSIMHVFGLMMLSISSKYYQILLSQSICSGVGSSLVFSPALTAAQTYFDKKRGIALGLVVAGSSVGGVIFPQMAQHLILQVGFGWAIRICAFLILGMLLLSNLTITSNLKHSPKPFSIMDYLKPIREFDFCILAVSSFFLYWGMFVPFNYIVTEAIHYGMKPSLAIGLVSIMNGASFFGRTVPNYIADKLGRFNVTVAMLLLSAIMVLGLWLPGRSDGAIIAFAVLFGFSSGAGIGLAPVLIAGVSPIEELGFRVGTILSLAAIGSLTSPPIAGAIVADDGGSYRFAAVFGGVNFLIATMGVALLRVKLGGWKLTTKI; translated from the exons ATGTCCAACACAAGCAGCACTCTCGACGTCGCTACCCTGGAGGATGGTCGACCTGAGAAGCAGACGGACGAGAAACCTCAAGCAAGCCCTGAAGGGGGGACCAGAGGATGGCTGACAGTCGCGGGTTCTTCGGCTGCCCTGTTTGCCACGTTCGGTTGGGTCAACTGCATTGGGTTGTTCCAAGCCCAGTACGAACAAGTCCAGTTGAAGGATTACTCGAGTTCTGATATTGCCTGGATCACGTCAATCGAGT TCTTTTGCATgcttttcttctctcccgTTGGAGGCAAGATTTTCGACCATTACGGACCAAAGGTGCCCATCTTGATTGGCTCCATCATGCACGTCTTCGGCCTCATGATGCTCAGCATCTCAAGCAAGTACTACCAGATCCTCCTGAGCCAATCGATCTGCTCCGGAGTGGGCTCATCTCTTGTTTTCTCCCCGGCCTTGACCGCT GCCCAAACCTACTTCGACAAGAAGCGAGGAATAGCGCTCGGACTTGTTGTCGCCGGGTCGTCGGTAGGGGGTGTCATCTTTCCCCAGATGGCACAGCACCTTATTCTACAGGTAGGATTTGGCTGGGCCATCCGCATCTGTGCCTTTCTCATCCTGGGTATGCTTCTTTTGTCCAACCTGACCATCACCTCAAACCTTAAACACTCGCCCAAGCCCTTTAGCATAATGGACTACCTGAAGCCCATCCGCGAGTTTGACTTTTGTATCTTGGCTGTATCGTCCTTCTTTCTCTATT GGGGCATGTTTGTGCCGTTCAATTACATCGTCACAGAGGCAATCCATTACGGAATGAAGCCGTCTCTAGCCATAGGATTGGTATCAATCATGAACGGCGCCAG CTTCTTTGGGAGGACCGTGCCCAACTACATTGCAGACAAGCTCGGCCGGTTCAACGTCACGGTAGCCATGCTTCTTCTCTCCGCCATCATGGTTCTAGGCCTGTGGCTCCCTGGGAGGAGTGACGGCGCCATCATTGCATTTGCCGTGCTGTTCGGCTTCAGCTCTGGCGCAGGCATCGGGCTCGCCCCCGTGCTCATCGCGGGTGTCTCTCccatcgaggagcttggctTCCGGGTGGGCACGATCCTGTCACTGGCTGCCATCGGCTCCCTGACGAGTCCACCGATCGCCGGAGCGATCGTCGCAGACGACGGAGGTAGCTACCGATTCGCAGCAGTGTTTGGCGGAGTTAATTTCTTGATCGCCACGATGGGGGTCGCGTTACTCCGGGTCAAATTGGGGGGCTGGAAGCTCACAACCAAGATCTGA